CTACTATAATTACAGTCAGTCTCTTTTCAGTATTCAATTTCTTGATGAGATCGTAAATCTCTATCTGGTATCCTATATCCAGATGCGCAGTGGGTTCATCGAGCAACATTACCTGTGACCTCTGGGCTAAAGCACGGGCAATTATTACTCTCTGTCTTTCCCCTCCGGAAAGTTCGAAAATTAGACGATTGCTAAAACTGAGCGTGTTGGTTAGAGTCATTGCTTGAGAAGCAATTTGCAAATCTCTTTCTGATTCGAATCCAAAACCTGAGAGCCAGGGTGACCTTCCCATGAGAACGACCTCGCCAACTGTAAATGGGAAAGGGAAATAGGTATCTTGGGGAACGACTCCGATTATCTGGGCAATCTCTTTTTGGCTCAGTGCTAACAGATTTTTCCCATGGAGATGGACTTCTCCTTCCTGAGGCATTAAAACCCTGGAGAGTATCCTCAGGATTGTTGTCTTGCCCGAGCCATTGGGTCCTATTATGCCCAGAATCTCTCCCTCTCTTACCTCAAAAGAGAGACCATCGAGCACCCAGCTCTCGTCATACCTAAATCTCAAATCTTTAACTCTAAAAAAAGGGGTCAGAGTCATTTTTTCTCCATCCATTTTTCAACCATCTCGAGATTGTTTCACTTCGTTCGCAATGACATTAATGGAAAAAGATTGTCTTCTTTTTCCTGAGAAGATAGATGAAAAAGGGGCCTCCACATATGGCAGTTATCACTCCTACGGGAATTTCTGTGGGCGCCATGAGCGTCCTGGCAAGAGTATCGGCAAGTATAAGATATATACTTCCGAATAGTCCAGCTGCGGGCAAAAGTAGCCTGTGGTCTGAGCCGATAATCATTCTCATAAGATGAGGAATTAATATACCCACGAACCCTATAAGACCACTGACTGAAACAGCAGCACCTGTAATTAGTGAAGCACCGATAAAAGCTATCTTTTT
Above is a window of bacterium DNA encoding:
- a CDS encoding heme ABC transporter ATP-binding protein, whose protein sequence is MTLTPFFRVKDLRFRYDESWVLDGLSFEVREGEILGIIGPNGSGKTTILRILSRVLMPQEGEVHLHGKNLLALSQKEIAQIIGVVPQDTYFPFPFTVGEVVLMGRSPWLSGFGFESERDLQIASQAMTLTNTLSFSNRLIFELSGGERQRVIIARALAQRSQVMLLDEPTAHLDIGYQIEIYDLIKKLNTEKRLTVIIVAHDLNLASEYCDRLILLDTGRIYKMGSPKEVITEENLSRVYQSKVLVEENPVTGAPRVTLLSKLMSRKYREKKLTARSTPKGLS